One region of Budorcas taxicolor isolate Tak-1 chromosome 3, Takin1.1, whole genome shotgun sequence genomic DNA includes:
- the IGSF8 gene encoding immunoglobulin superfamily member 8: protein MGALGPKLPPPPLLLLMLGIGCCAREVLVPQGPLYRVAGTAISISCNVSGYEGSAQQDFEWFLYRPEAPEAALGIVSTRDTRFSYAIFGPRVAAGEVQVQRLQGDAAVLRISRLQAQDAGIYECYTPSTDARYLGSYSGKVELRVLPDTLQVSASPPGPRGRQAPTSPPRLTVHEGQELALGCLARTSTQKHTHLAVSFGRAVPEVPVGRATLQEVVGLRPDLAVDAGAPYAARLAAGELRLGKEGSERYRMVLGGAQADDAGTYHCTATEWIQDPDGSWAQIAEKRAVLAHVDVQTLSSQLAVTVGPGERRVGPGEPLELLCNVSGALPPPGRHAAYSVGWEMAPAGAPGPGRLVAQLDTEGVGSLGPGYEGRHIAMEKVASRTYRLRLEAARPGDAGTYRCLAKAYVRGSGARLREAASARSRPLPVHVREEGVVLEAVAWLAGGAVYRGETANLLCNVSVRGGPPGLRLAASWWVERPEEGELSSAPARLVGGVGQDGVAELGVRPGGGPVSVELVGPRSHRLRLHSLGPEDEGVYHCAPSAWVQHADYSWYQAGSARSGPVTVYPYTHALDTLFVPLLVGAGVALVIGATILGSITCCFMKRLRKR from the exons ATGGGCGCCCTCGGTCCCAagttgccgccgccgccgctgctgctgttAATGCTGG GAATTGGGTGCTGTGCCCGGGAAGTGCTGGTCCCTCAGGGGCCCCTGTACCGCGTGGCTGGCACTGCTATCTCCATCTCCTGCAATGTCAGTGGCTACGAGGGCTCTGCCCAGCAGGACTTCGAGTGGTTCCTGTACAGGCCCGAGGCCCCAGAGGCCGCCCTGGGCATTGTCAGCACCAGGGACACCCGGTTCTCCTACGCCATCTTTGGGCCCCGAGTGGCAGCTGGCGAGGTTCAGGTGCAGCGTCTGCAGGGCGATGCCGCGGTGCTCAGGATCTCCCGCCTGCAGGCCCAGGATGCTGGCATTTACGAATGCTACACACCCTCCACTGATGCCCGCTACCTGGGCAGCTACAGCGGCAAAGTGGAACTGAGAG TTCTTCCAGACACGCTGCAGGTGTCTGCTAGCCCCCCGGGGCCCCGAGGCCGCCAGGCCCCGACTTCACCCCCTCGCCTCACAGTGCACGAGGGGCAGGAGCTGGCACTGGGCTGCCTGGCGAGGACGAGCACGCAGAAGCACACACACCTGGCCGTGTCCTTTGGGCGGGCTGTGCCCGAGGTGCCTGTGGGGCGAGCGACTCTGCAGGAAGTGGTGGGGCTCCGGCCCGACCTGGCAGTGGACGCTGGAGCTCCCTATGCCGCACGACTGGCAGCCGGGGAGCTGCGGCTGGGCAAGGAGGGGTCCGAGCGGTACCGCATGGTGCTGGGCGGTGCCCAAGCGGACGATGCAGGCACCTACCACTGCACTGCCACTGAGTGGATTCAGGATCCGGATGGCAGCTGGGCCCAGATAGCAGAGAAGAGGGCTGTGCTGGCGCACGTGGATGTTCAGACACTGT CCAGCCAGCTGGCAGTGACAGTAGGGCCTGGTGAGCGTCGGGTCGGCCCAGGGGAGCCCTTGGAGCTGCTGTGCAATGTGTCGGGGGCCTTGCCCCCGCCGGGCCGTCATGCCGCGTACTCCGTGGGCTGGGAGATGGCACCCGCAGGGGCACCTGGGCCCGGCCGCCTGGTGGCCCAGTTGGACACGGAGGGAGTGGGCAGCCTGGGCCCTGGCTATGAGGGCCGGCACATTGCCATGGAGAAGGTGGCCTCCCGAACTTACCGGCTACGGCTGGAGGCTGCCCGGCCTGGGGATGCGGGCACCTACCGCTGCCTAGCCAAGGCCTACGTCCGAGGGTCTGGGGCCCGGCTTCGCGAAGCCGCCAGTGCTCGCTCCCGGCCCCTCCCCGTGCACGTCCGAGAAGAAG GTGTGGTGCTGGAGGCCGTGGCCTGGCTGGCGGGAGGCGCAGTGTACCGCGGGGAGACTGCCAACCTGCTCTGCAACGTCTCCGTGCGGGGCGGCCCCCCTGGGCTGCGGCTCGCTGCCAGCTGGTGGGTGGAGCGGCCGGAGGAGGGGGAGCTGAGCTCTGCCCCTGCCCGACTGGTGGGCGGGGTGGGCCAGGACGGTGTGGCGGAGCTGGGGGTCCGGCCTGGAGGAGGCCCCGTCAGCGTGGAGCTGGTGGGGCCCCGAAGCCATCGGCTGAGACTGCACAGCTTGGGGCCTGAGGACGAAGGCGTGTACCACTGTGCCCCCAGCGCCTGGGTGCAGCACGCTGACTACAGCTGGTACCAGGCGGGCAGTGCCCGCTCGGGGCCTGTCACAGTCTACCCATACACGCATG CCCTGGACACTCTGTTTGTGCCCCTGCTGGTGGGCGCGGGGGTTGCGCTAGTCATCGGAGCCACCATCCTCGGCTCCATCACCTGCTGTTTCATGAAGAGGCTGCGGAAACGGTGA
- the KCNJ9 gene encoding G protein-activated inward rectifier potassium channel 3 → MAMAQENAAFSPGPEEPPRRRGRQRYVEKDGRCNVQQGNVRETYRYLTDLFTTLVDLQWRLSLLFFVLAYALTWLFFGAIWWLIAYGRGDLEHLEDTAWTPCVNNLNGFVAAFLFSIETETTIGYGHRVITDQCPEGIVLLLLQAILGSMVNAFMVGCMFVKISQPNKRAATLVFSSHAVVSLRDGRLCLMFRVGDLRSSHIVEASIRAKLIRSRQTLEGEFIPLHQTDLSVGFDTGDDRLFLVSPLVISHEIDAASPFWEASRRALERDDFEIVVILEGMVEATGMTCQARSSYLVDEVLWGHRFTSVLTLEDGFYEVDYASFHETFEVPTPSCSARELAEAAARLDAHLYWSIPSRLDEKVEEEGAGEGAGEEAGDEAGEGAGEGAGVDKEQNGCLPPPESESKV, encoded by the exons ATGGCCATGGCGCAGGAGAACGCCGCCTTCTCGCCCGGCCCGGAGGAGCCGCCGCGGCGCCGCGGCCGCCAGCGCTACGTGGAAAAGGACGGGCGCTGCAACGTGCAGCAGGGCAACGTGCGCGAGACGTACCGCTACCTGACCGACCTGTTCACCACGCTCGTGGACCTGCAGTGGCGCCTGAGCCTGCTCTTCTTCGTGCTGGCCTACGCGCTCACCTGGCTCTTCTTCGGCGCCATCTGGTGGCTGATCGCCTACGGCCGCGGCGACCTGGAGCACCTGGAGGACACGGCGTGGACCCCGTGCGTCAACAACCTCAACGGCTTCGTGGCCGCCTTCCTCTTCTCCATCGAGACGGAGACCACCATCGGCTACGGGCACCGCGTCATCACCGACCAGTGCCCCGAGGGcatcgtgctgctgctgctgcaggccATCCTGGGCTCCATGGTGAACGCCTTCATGGTGGGCTGCATGTTCGTCAAGATCTCGCAGCCCAACAAGCGCGCCGCCACGCTCGTCTTCTCCTCGCACGCCGTGGTGTCGCTGCGCGACGGGCGCCTCTGCCTCATGTTCCGGGTGGGCGACCTGCGATCTTCGCACATCGTCGAGGCCTCCATCCGCGCCAAGCTCATCCGCTCGCGCCAGACGCTGGAGGGCGAGTTCATCCCGCTGCACCAGACCGACCTCAGCGTGGGCTTCGACACGGGCGACGACCGCCTCTTCCTCGTCTCGCCCCTGGTCATCAGCCACGAGATCGACGCCGCCAGTCCCTTCTGGGAGGCGTCGCGCCGCGCCCTCGAGAGGGACGACTTCGAGATCGTGGTCATCCTCGAGGGCATGGTGGAAGCCACGG GAATGACATGCCAAGCTCGGAGCTCCTACCTGGTGGATGAGGTGCTATGGGGCCACCGCTTCACCTCAGTGCTGACCCTGGAGGATGGCTTCTATGAAGTAGACTATGCCAGCTTCCACGAGACCTTTGAGGTGCCCACACCTTCATGCAGCGCCCGGGAGCTGGCCGAGGCCGCGGCCCGACTGGACGCCCATCTCTACTGGTCCATCCCCAGCCGGCTGGACgagaaggtggaggaggagggggctggaGAGGGAGCTGGAGAGGAGGCGGGAGACGAGGCGGGAGAGGGGGCGGGCGAAGGGGCTGGGGTTGACAAAGAGCAGAATGGCTGCCTGCCACCCCCAGAGAGTGAGTCCAAGGTATGA